The genomic region CCACAATTGCTCAACAGTTTCCTCATCTAATGCCCTTTGTTCAACTAAATCTGAAAACTCATTTATTAGTTGTACAATCAAATCACTTACCTCTGCTTGCTTAGCATCTATCTCTTTTTGTATTTCTTCAACCCATGCTATCACTGCTTCTCCATCATCCCCATGGCACCGTCCACAGGACTCATTCACTGTCTTTAATGGACTCTTAGCCCAATGGGACCTATAGCTTTCGCCATTTTCCTCAACTACTGGCATATGACAGTCTGTACATCCTAAGCCTAAATTATCATGTAAACTGCCTAAATACATTTCAAACTCCGGATGTTGTACTTTTATTAGAGGAGTACCCGTTCTTGGATGCTTCCAGTCAAAATGGTTTATATCGTCAAAATATACTTCAATTTCATCAACCCCTAAACCATTATCCCAGGGTAGAATTACTTCCCTAGTTTCAGGATGTAAATAATACTCAACATGACATTGGGCACATGATAAAGATCCTGATTTAGGTTCAAAATCTAATTTTTCTAATGCAACTTGCAATTGTGGTTTTGTCACTTGAACATTTTTCCCCGGATCATTTCTATGACAGCTATAACAACTAATTGGATTATTTACCTCTTGAACTGTAGTAACAAAGTCCATATTAAATAACTCATCACCATACTTTGTATGAAGATATTCATAATCTCCTGTCTTACATGCCAAACATGATGCACCGGGCTTTGGCCTTGCTGTATTGATTACATCATCTAATGAATAGTAGTGTCCCCTTGCTGCGAAGTACTCTTTAGAAAATCCTATTCCATCATATAAAACAGAGATATTAGGATATTTCTTTAGGTAGTCAATTGGATGTAATCCCCCTAAACTTGAATCCTCTACTGTATCGTCTTTTAATCGTGAAGTCATTAAGAAGGATTGATAAATTAAAGGATATTCGTCTTTCCAATGCTCTGATGATAGTATCATATCTTCTAAGGCCGGAATTTCACCTCTTCTATCCTCTTCAGGAGGCTCTTCTTGTGGAGCTACTCTACAGGCCGTAACTAACATGCATACTATTAAAAAACATATAAGTAATTTGAAATTTTTCATCTTACACGCCTCCTTTTATAAACTAGGTATTACTATTCTTATCAAATTCAGACTTTTTATTATAGAAATTTAACTTTATAAAAATAAAAAAGTAATTACGTTGCCGTAATTACTTTTTTGTTTACATATAAACTATTTCTTAGTAGCCTCACTTAATACTTTCCCAATACTATCATTAATAATTAAATTTGCAGATCTGTCATAAGGAGTCGTTTCTTTATTTATTAAAACCAGTTTATTTCCTCTATAGTATTCTATTAAACCTGCTGCAGGATAAACAACCAACGAAGTCCCTCCTACTATTAACACCTCTGCTTCACTTATATATCTTATAGCATTATGTATATTGTCCATATTAAGGCCCTCTTCGTATAGCACAACATCAGGCCTAACAATTCCGCCACAACTGCATCTTGGAATATTTTCCGTTGATTCTAGCACGTAATCTAAACCAAACCCAGTCATACAGTCCATACAGTAATTTTCCAGTACTGTTCCATGTAACTCAATAACATTTTTACTTCCAGCCAGTTGATGTAGTCCATCAATATTCTGTGTAATTACAGCCTTTAGCTTTCCCTGAGCTTCTAGTTCAGCCAATATCTTGTGCGCTGCATTAGGTCTTGCATCCTTATATATCATTTTTGTTTTGTAAAATTGGAAAAAGTCATCAGGTCTTTTCGTAAAAAAGGTTCTACTCAAAATTACCTCTGGAGGATATAAACTTTCTGTTGATTGATTGAAAATACCTTTATCCGTCCTAAAATCTGGTATATTACTTTCTGTAGAAACTCCAGCTCCACCAAAGAAAACTATATTGTTACTTCTATCTATTATTTCCTTTAGTTCCTCTATCTTTCTATCCATCCCTATACCACCTCTCAATTATTTATTAATTAAATAATACTACAACCTTTATATTTATCCTTTTTTATGAAATTCTTATTTTTTTTAATTGCTGTCTTTGATTTTTATAGTCAGGCATAATTAATTCTACTAGATTCC from Serpentinicella alkaliphila harbors:
- a CDS encoding ammonia-forming cytochrome c nitrite reductase subunit c552, with product MKNFKLLICFLIVCMLVTACRVAPQEEPPEEDRRGEIPALEDMILSSEHWKDEYPLIYQSFLMTSRLKDDTVEDSSLGGLHPIDYLKKYPNISVLYDGIGFSKEYFAARGHYYSLDDVINTARPKPGASCLACKTGDYEYLHTKYGDELFNMDFVTTVQEVNNPISCYSCHRNDPGKNVQVTKPQLQVALEKLDFEPKSGSLSCAQCHVEYYLHPETREVILPWDNGLGVDEIEVYFDDINHFDWKHPRTGTPLIKVQHPEFEMYLGSLHDNLGLGCTDCHMPVVEENGESYRSHWAKSPLKTVNESCGRCHGDDGEAVIAWVEEIQKEIDAKQAEVSDLIVQLINEFSDLVEQRALDEETVEQLWNLHRKAQYRWDFVFVENSTGFHNPSLARRVLEDAKNYAEEALEILANARNAN
- a CDS encoding NAD-dependent protein deacylase, with the translated sequence MDRKIEELKEIIDRSNNIVFFGGAGVSTESNIPDFRTDKGIFNQSTESLYPPEVILSRTFFTKRPDDFFQFYKTKMIYKDARPNAAHKILAELEAQGKLKAVITQNIDGLHQLAGSKNVIELHGTVLENYCMDCMTGFGLDYVLESTENIPRCSCGGIVRPDVVLYEEGLNMDNIHNAIRYISEAEVLIVGGTSLVVYPAAGLIEYYRGNKLVLINKETTPYDRSANLIINDSIGKVLSEATKK